From a region of the Alnus glutinosa chromosome 1, dhAlnGlut1.1, whole genome shotgun sequence genome:
- the LOC133864822 gene encoding uncharacterized protein LOC133864822 — translation MSALFNFHSFLTVVLLGICACTYLKMHFPAILEQRTGFRGFFWKAARIGERLSPWVALGCFTMGVSIIFF, via the exons ATG TCGGCGCTCTTCAACTTCCATTCTTTTCTAACAGTAGTGCTGTTGGGAATTTGTGCCTGCACTTATTTGAAGATGCATTTTCCAGCAATCCTTGAACAGAGAACGGG GTTTCGTGGTTTCTTTTGGAAGGCAGCCAGAATAG GTGAGCGCTTGAGCCCGTGGGTTGCTCTTGGATGCTTCACAATGGGTGTGTCAATTATCTTTTTCTGA